In Nitrosopumilus sp., the genomic stretch TTTTCTACTAATTTCTTTAGGTTCTCCTGAAACTGCTTATCGTGTCCTTCTGCAACTACTGTCTCTTGCCATCTTACACTATCTTTTCCAAGAAAATCAAATTCTATTGTCTTATCAGTAATTTTGATGTGTTCTTTTCTTAGTGTGGTGGCACCTACGGTATCCGCCTCATCAGGATCCTTTTCGTCTCCGACCCTCATTGCTGTTCTATAAATTAAATAACATGCAGTTGCAATCCTGCTAATTTTTGGATCCTTTATTTTCATGTCTTTTACAATTCTGTCTTTGATTTTGTCGATCTCTTTTGCAAGCTTTACTGCTTTTTCGTACTTTTCTTTATCACGATCTTGCTTTAGTCCGGCAGTATCTGCAAGCCACACGTATTTTCTTTTTTGCGTCAGAAAATCCATCCAGCTTGCAAGCCACATGGAGTCTTTGTCGTGAATAATTTTCCCCCACTTCCCTTCGGGTACTTTGGCCTCTTTTCCAAGATTTAATGTGACGTCTTTTGCGGTGACTCTTGGTTTCCACCTTCCTCTTAGTGGATGTTCTCCCCTGCCGATGAATATCCCTGGAGGTTCTGCCATGTAGTTTCCAACTTCCACCTCCTTTCCATCCATGATGGCAATTCCGTATTTTGACTTCAATTTTTCACGCAGCTCTTTTCTTTTTGTTGCGAGAGCTTTCTTCTCTTCTTTTGTCATCATTTCTCTGATGTCTTTTTCTTTGTCAACTACTTTGTATGCATTTGAAAAATCAATATCTTCATATGATATTTTTTTAAATTTGGAATCTAGAGTTTTAGCAAAATCTGCTGTAAAGTTTTTCTGAAAAACCTTGTCTTGAACATATGGTGTGTCTTTCTTTTTTGCCCATTGATACACCATTTCTTCTTGATTTAGATCAAGAGGAACATTTTCGCCTTTGATCTTAATTGTGATACCTTGAGCCTCATATTCAGGCGGAAATAAGATTCCATTATGTTGTAGCGTTTTCCATTTCATTCTTTTCACTTTAAAATTGCGGACTTTGACAAAAACTCTATTCTATGTGTATATCAATTTAACGTACAAGAGATTTTAGCCTGGAAATAGCTCTTTACTCAAGTATTTCTCAAATTCTATGTCTGTTTTCATCTTTTTTGCTTCCATAAACATGGCAGCATCAGTTCCTACAATGTATCTTGGCAACATTTCATCATCGTGAATTGCTTTCATTATCACTTTGGCAACCTCGGATGGCGGTGTTCCCATTTGTACCATCATCTTTAACCCTGCTAGAATGTGATCAGTCAGTTCTTTGTATTTTGGGTCTGTCTTTGAATCTGGAATCTTCATTGATTCAAAAAAGTTTGTTTTGATCACTCCTGGCTCAATTAAGGTGGTCTTTATTCCAAACTGTCCAAGTTCGTATCGTAAGCATTCTCCCAGTCCTTCTAGTGCAAACTTTGAACTGATATAAGCTGGAGATCCTGGAAGTCCCATTCTTCCTGCAACTGAACTGATGTTTATGATATTTCCTGATTTTTGTTTTCTCATGATTGGAGCTACTTCTTGAATTATTCTTACAATGCTGAAAAAATTAGTTTCAAATTGTTTTCTAAAATCATCAATTGATACATCTTCTGTGCATCCAAATTGACCATATCCTGCATTGTTCACTAGTACATCTATTCTTCCACAATCAGTAATTATTTTTTTAATTGTGGAAACTATTGATTCTTCTTTGTCTACATCTAGTTCTATAATCTCAATTGAAAGATTTTCTTTTTTTGCAGCTTGCTCTAACTCTCCTGCTTTTTTTGTATTTCTCATGCTTGCAAAAGTTTTGTATCCGTCCCTTGAAAGTGCCAGTGCTGCTTCTAAACCAATTCCCGAAGAACTGCCTGTGACAAGAGCTACTTTTTCCATGCAATTGCTATAATTTTGGCATATTTATCCCATTTTGATTATCATACTAATGGCCTGTCTCCTTCAGTAGGATCTACCAATTCTGTTTTTTCACCCTTGTGTATTCTTTCAAGAATTTCCAATGCCGAATATTTGTGGAGGAATTCATTATTGTTTCCGCATCTGTATGAGAACGTACATCGTGGACACCCTGACTCATTTTTGCATGGGCATTCTTTTACAATGTACATGCTTCTCTCAAGGACTTTTTCAAATCTGTCGTACAGTGCTTTGCTGGCACCACTTCCGCCAATTGCACCATCATAGATGAAAATCAGGCCTGACGTGCCTAACGATATGCCTCCCAAGTCTTGAGACACTCCGCCTGTAATCATATTGCTTCCTTCAATTACGACATGTTCTGTTGCATGATATCCGCTGGCTTCTGTGTAATCCTCATCCTCTGCCTTTTCCATTATCTTTAGTGGTCTTGGTGCATGAAAGACAATTCCTTTTGTAACAAAATCATACTCTAGTGGTGCATCTAGCATCACTTTTTCCCCTTGAGTAATTTCTTGTCCTAGCTCTATGTTGACATATCCGTAGACTTTTTTCTGAATATGTAATTTGCAAAAAGCAACCTCTATCCCGTTCGCCCTTCTTCTCTCAAAAACCGTTTCAATGGTAGGCCATTCTTCTGTGAGTGATTTTGTATAGTATGGATAGTCTCTTGAAATTCTTTCCAGTTTTGCAATATTTTTTTTAGGATAGTCAAACTCTTTTACCTTGTATCTGATTCCTGCTAAAAAATAGATTGCATCTTTGTGCAACTCCTCAAGCGCGATTGGCAGTACTCTGTCTCCCACTTTTCTGTCTGATAAAAAGATGTCAATAGATTTGCCAATTCCTCTTATGCTGTATTCATTCAGCATGGAATTTATTTTATCAAAATTCGGAACAATTCTGTTGTTGATTATTTTGAGATTTTCTTTGATGATGTGATATTCAATAATTTCTTCATGCTCCTTTAATTCGTGTTTGGAAATCGGCCTGTCGCATGCCATTGCCAACACTTGAAACTCCTCCACAAATGGATTCTTGGGGTCAATGTATGTTTTTTCAATATCCTCAAAATAATCGTCCGGATGATTCTTGTAGTATTGAGAAATGGGATCGTTTCCCAATGCCAGAAATGCATAACCTCTTTGTCCTTTTCGTGCAGCTCTTCCTATTCTTTGGATTAGTCTGTTTACCGGGATTGTAGATGAGATGACGCAATCTACATTTCCTACATCTATGCCTAATTCAAGCGTAGGAGTGCATGAAATTGCTTGTAATTTGTCCTCTTTGAACTGTCTTTCTACTGCAGTTCTATAATTTGCCATCAGCCCTGCACGATGAACTTTGATGTTGACTTTTTGCTTTTTTGCTTGTATTGCTAAAAGCTCAGAGTTTAGATGTGAATTGTTAAACACCATGGTCTTGTGCTTTTTTTCAGTCAATTTTTTTGTCAGTTCTACCATGAGTTTTCTTTGAGTTCTAAGTGATGGAAATAACATTACAAAATCTGTCTGGCCTTTTTTTCCAGACCCGTGAATAATTTGCATTTTTTCTCCAAACAACTGCTCACAGAATTTTTTTGCGTCATCTAGAGTTGCTGATGCTGCAACAAATTGTAGCTTATTGCTGCAAATTCTTTTGAGTCTCTTTATGATATAATGTACGTTTGAGCCAAAAATTCCCGAATATACATGGGCCTCATCCACAATTAGAATTCTTGTAGATGACAGTAATGACGAAAATTTTGTCTGATGCCACATGTGATAATGCAGCACATCAAAATTTGTAACTAAAATCTGAGGTGGCTTTTCAACAATATCTCTTCTTTCTGGAACTTTGGTGTCTCCATCGAAAACTTTGACATCAACTCCAATCTTTTCAGCAAATTTCTGTATTTTTGGGAATTGATCTCTTGCCAAAGCTTTTGTAGGGTATACAAAAATTGCAAAAACATTTCCTTGGTTTGATTCCTTTTTTATTCTCTGAATGACTGGAATCAAAAATGCTTCCGTTTTTCCTGATGCTGTTGGTGCCTCGATCACAACATTTTCTCCAAATATGATTTCTTGAATTGTCTCTTCTTGAAACTTGTAAAATTCTCCAATCTGTAATTCCTTGAGGTGCTCTGTGATTGATTCCTCTAGACCCATATCTTCTATTTTGCAGCCCATTTTGGGCTCAGGGTTCTTCAAAACTTTGTATTGCGAAATGTAGTCTTTTTTTGAAAATAGGATCTCCTCTGTAATTTTGTCTGGCTTGTTATCTGCTATCATCTCTCTGATTTCATTTTCTGCCCTGATGATTCCCTCATCTTTCAAGCCGTCTGATAATCCCTTCTCGGTAACTAACCCCCTATCAAATCTTGAGAGAAATTCAAGGAATACCTCGTCAATGTTTTTTGAAAATTCTAGCAGATCTTCAATGCCGCATTTTCCACAAGAAACATGCATCTTTTTGTTGAATGTTTTTTGTATCTCCATCTTTGATTTGCATTTTGGACATGAGAATTTCAAGATCTACCTGATTGACATTATTTGGTGATTTATTGTTTAATCATCATTATGGATCCATGACATTATTAAGCTAGGAATGGTCTTGAATTTAAAAATGAAAAAAATTGAAATTAATAATATTTACAATCTAAATTGTATTGAAGGAATGAATTTAATTCCTAAAAATAAGGTTGATCTTGTAATTACTGATCCTCCGTTTGCTATAAATTTCAAAGCAAACAAGGCGAATTATAACAGAACGTCATCTAGAGTGTTGACTGGTTATAACGAAATCAAACCTGAAGATTACTATGATTTCACATTTGCATGGATGAGTGAAGTTTTTCGAATTCTAAAAGATTCAGGAAGCATGTATGTTTTTTCTGGATGGAATAATCTCAAAGATATTTTGCGTGCACTAGATGACGTCGGATTTACTACAATTAATCATATTATTTGGAAATATCAATTTGGAGTGGTCACGAAAAAAAAATTTGTTACTTCACACTATCACTGTCTTTATGTTTGCAAAGACGATAAGAAGCGAAAATTCTATCCTTTTTCCAGATTTCAAAAAAATGACAAAACAAAAGATGGTAGGAGTCTTCATTATAAAGACAAGGAGGACGTATGGGATATCAAAAGAGAATATTGGACTGGGGATGAAAAAACTCCTACTAAACTTCCTTCTGAGATCATCAAAAAATTACTGGAATATTCAAGTGAAAAAAAAGATGTTGTATTTGATCCTTTTCTTGGTTCAGGACAAGTTGCAGTTGTAAGTAAATCGCTTAATCGACGCTATCTTGGATTTGAAATAGTTTCAGATTATTACAATTTTGCCAAAAAACGACTCGATAAAAACATGTACAGAATAAAGACATCAAAATAATCTATTTTTTACTTTCTGACTCGTCAATTCTCTTTTGGCCTATTTTCTCAGAGATGCTTTTTCTTAACTCGTCATCGGTTTTACCTTCTACTTTAACTCCTGCAGTTCTTGCAATCATCTCCAGCTTTTCTCTTTCTGTTTCAACTGGTCCTGAAATTTTTGGTGATTCTTCTGTAACTTCTTTCATGTGGTCTTGAATTTCGTTTTTTGCTTTGTTGTACTCATTTACTGCTTTTCCAAGTTTTCTTGCAGCACCTGGAAGTCTTCCAGTGCCTAAAATTAATACCAGTGCTAAAAAAATTATGATTAGCCATTCGCTTCCACCTATGTTTAGTGAATGTTCTAGCATATTCTGCTATTAACCAAATTTGAAATTAAACGTAATGTTGAAGATTTATGCCTAGAATGACAGGGATATTTTCATTGAATATCATTCATGAGAAGTACTTATTGATTTAAATAAATTCAGAACTTTAGACTTTTATGAAAAAAATTGAAGCTATAGTTCAATCGGGAGCAAAAGATGCAGTTGTTACTGCAATTAAGAAGATTGGTGTTGGTGGAATAACTGTTCATCAAGTTCAAGGACAAGGCTCACAGGATCCTCCGCTAGTTGGACAATACTTTAGCAGAGACATGATAATTTGTGTGGTAGACGATCCTAAAGTAGATGAAATTTTAGATGCGATTGCAAATGTTGCATGCACTGGAACAAAGGGTGACGGTAAAGTTTTTGTCACTCCTGTTGATGACGCACTTGATATTTGCACCAAAAAACGCGGAACCACCTCTATCTAATTTAGAACTCTTTGTGGTTCTAGTTTCTTTCTAGATATGATTGCAAATATTACAACTCCGATTCCTATTATGCAAAACAGCGCATAAGGTGTTTCATTCCCAAATGACTGTGCAATTGGTCCCCCAATAGTTGGTCCTATTGCCCAACCCATTCCAAAAATTGTTTCATATGCGCCAATTATTTTCCCTGATATTGCTTTTCTAGTTTTGCTCAAAACAATCTCTAGTGTAAGAGGGAAGAATATGCTGAACCCGAATCCCATCAAAACCAGCGCAATTCCAAAAGTTACTGTTGAATCTGCAAAAACTGACATTGCCAATCCTATTGATGCTGCACTTGTTCCGGCAATCAGAGTTCGACTTGTATTTCTTGCCAACTTTCCAGCTAATGCAAGAGACACAACTCGTGATATCCCAAAAACAAAATAGAGTAGCAAGATATCGGAATCTGTCATGCCTCTGTCATTTAGAAATGCGGGATAAATTGTGAGTATGATTCCGAATGATGATGTACAAAAAATCAGCAATATTATGGCTTCTGGAAATTTTTTCATCTCTTTGATTGATGAAAATGAAAATCCTCCATGATGATTTCTGACGCTTTTTCTTGAGGCTAAAAGAGAAGTGATTATTCCAGCAGCTAGGATAAATGCCGCAATTTGGAATAGAATTCTGTATGTGACATCAAGGCTTTCTAGTACTGCTGTTCCAAGTAATGGGCCCACCATAAAACCAATTACAAAAAACATTGTAAACCAAGAAATATTTCTGACTCTGTTTTTCTCAGTGCTTTCATTAGATATTATGGATTCGCATGGTGGCCAAAAAAAAGCATGAGCTATTCCTGTCATAATTCTGAATCCCATTATTTCTGGAACTGATTGTGCAATTGATAAAAGGTAGATTGATGTAGAGTTGATTGTAGCTCCTAATGCAAGCAGATAACCATTGTTGATTCTATCAAGAAGAATTCCTACAAATAACGGGATGAACATGTAGGGGATGAAATTTGTTAATCCGATTAATCCGAGCTCAGAATATGTGGCACCGATTACATTCTTTGCAAAAACTGGTAGTATTGGACCGTGCAGTCCGTATGAAATTCCTATAATTAGACCTGTGATGTTGACTAATATCAGAACTCTGTTCATTTGTATGCGGCAACCATTATTGCCC encodes the following:
- a CDS encoding MFS transporter, which translates into the protein MNRVLILVNITGLIIGISYGLHGPILPVFAKNVIGATYSELGLIGLTNFIPYMFIPLFVGILLDRINNGYLLALGATINSTSIYLLSIAQSVPEIMGFRIMTGIAHAFFWPPCESIISNESTEKNRVRNISWFTMFFVIGFMVGPLLGTAVLESLDVTYRILFQIAAFILAAGIITSLLASRKSVRNHHGGFSFSSIKEMKKFPEAIILLIFCTSSFGIILTIYPAFLNDRGMTDSDILLLYFVFGISRVVSLALAGKLARNTSRTLIAGTSAASIGLAMSVFADSTVTFGIALVLMGFGFSIFFPLTLEIVLSKTRKAISGKIIGAYETIFGMGWAIGPTIGGPIAQSFGNETPYALFCIIGIGVVIFAIISRKKLEPQRVLN
- a CDS encoding DEAD/DEAH box helicase, producing the protein MKFSCPKCKSKMEIQKTFNKKMHVSCGKCGIEDLLEFSKNIDEVFLEFLSRFDRGLVTEKGLSDGLKDEGIIRAENEIREMIADNKPDKITEEILFSKKDYISQYKVLKNPEPKMGCKIEDMGLEESITEHLKELQIGEFYKFQEETIQEIIFGENVVIEAPTASGKTEAFLIPVIQRIKKESNQGNVFAIFVYPTKALARDQFPKIQKFAEKIGVDVKVFDGDTKVPERRDIVEKPPQILVTNFDVLHYHMWHQTKFSSLLSSTRILIVDEAHVYSGIFGSNVHYIIKRLKRICSNKLQFVAASATLDDAKKFCEQLFGEKMQIIHGSGKKGQTDFVMLFPSLRTQRKLMVELTKKLTEKKHKTMVFNNSHLNSELLAIQAKKQKVNIKVHRAGLMANYRTAVERQFKEDKLQAISCTPTLELGIDVGNVDCVISSTIPVNRLIQRIGRAARKGQRGYAFLALGNDPISQYYKNHPDDYFEDIEKTYIDPKNPFVEEFQVLAMACDRPISKHELKEHEEIIEYHIIKENLKIINNRIVPNFDKINSMLNEYSIRGIGKSIDIFLSDRKVGDRVLPIALEELHKDAIYFLAGIRYKVKEFDYPKKNIAKLERISRDYPYYTKSLTEEWPTIETVFERRRANGIEVAFCKLHIQKKVYGYVNIELGQEITQGEKVMLDAPLEYDFVTKGIVFHAPRPLKIMEKAEDEDYTEASGYHATEHVVIEGSNMITGGVSQDLGGISLGTSGLIFIYDGAIGGSGASKALYDRFEKVLERSMYIVKECPCKNESGCPRCTFSYRCGNNNEFLHKYSALEILERIHKGEKTELVDPTEGDRPLV
- a CDS encoding twin-arginine translocase TatA/TatE family subunit — its product is MLEHSLNIGGSEWLIIIFLALVLILGTGRLPGAARKLGKAVNEYNKAKNEIQDHMKEVTEESPKISGPVETEREKLEMIARTAGVKVEGKTDDELRKSISEKIGQKRIDESESKK
- a CDS encoding DNA topoisomerase I; its protein translation is MKWKTLQHNGILFPPEYEAQGITIKIKGENVPLDLNQEEMVYQWAKKKDTPYVQDKVFQKNFTADFAKTLDSKFKKISYEDIDFSNAYKVVDKEKDIREMMTKEEKKALATKRKELREKLKSKYGIAIMDGKEVEVGNYMAEPPGIFIGRGEHPLRGRWKPRVTAKDVTLNLGKEAKVPEGKWGKIIHDKDSMWLASWMDFLTQKRKYVWLADTAGLKQDRDKEKYEKAVKLAKEIDKIKDRIVKDMKIKDPKISRIATACYLIYRTAMRVGDEKDPDEADTVGATTLRKEHIKITDKTIEFDFLGKDSVRWQETVVAEGHDKQFQENLKKLVEKKKPKDEIFDDITSRHVNAYYSSIVKGLTAKVFRTYLATTVVKNYLVKHDNMKGKTATEKLYHAKLANLEAAMMCNHKRTIPKTFEQSLEKKRETLKKVEKEESWKKTQETLKKVEASTPKTDAQKKAKEKRIKTLNEQIKKQKAKHKERLQKLELQIDLSEKTKDYNIGTSLRNYIDPRVFKAWTDEVGAEWEKLYTSALQKKFLWVKNENIDWKSIK
- a CDS encoding P-II family nitrogen regulator; the protein is MKKIEAIVQSGAKDAVVTAIKKIGVGGITVHQVQGQGSQDPPLVGQYFSRDMIICVVDDPKVDEILDAIANVACTGTKGDGKVFVTPVDDALDICTKKRGTTSI
- a CDS encoding site-specific DNA-methyltransferase translates to MKKIEINNIYNLNCIEGMNLIPKNKVDLVITDPPFAINFKANKANYNRTSSRVLTGYNEIKPEDYYDFTFAWMSEVFRILKDSGSMYVFSGWNNLKDILRALDDVGFTTINHIIWKYQFGVVTKKKFVTSHYHCLYVCKDDKKRKFYPFSRFQKNDKTKDGRSLHYKDKEDVWDIKREYWTGDEKTPTKLPSEIIKKLLEYSSEKKDVVFDPFLGSGQVAVVSKSLNRRYLGFEIVSDYYNFAKKRLDKNMYRIKTSK
- a CDS encoding SDR family oxidoreductase; translation: MEKVALVTGSSSGIGLEAALALSRDGYKTFASMRNTKKAGELEQAAKKENLSIEIIELDVDKEESIVSTIKKIITDCGRIDVLVNNAGYGQFGCTEDVSIDDFRKQFETNFFSIVRIIQEVAPIMRKQKSGNIINISSVAGRMGLPGSPAYISSKFALEGLGECLRYELGQFGIKTTLIEPGVIKTNFFESMKIPDSKTDPKYKELTDHILAGLKMMVQMGTPPSEVAKVIMKAIHDDEMLPRYIVGTDAAMFMEAKKMKTDIEFEKYLSKELFPG